Proteins encoded by one window of Rutidosis leptorrhynchoides isolate AG116_Rl617_1_P2 chromosome 7, CSIRO_AGI_Rlap_v1, whole genome shotgun sequence:
- the LOC139860380 gene encoding uncharacterized mitochondrial protein AtMg00810-like has protein sequence MVSRFADFASTIGFTHSRCDHSLFIFHQGHDMAYLLLYVDDIVLVTSSEKLRQRIMTMFSHEFAMKDLGPLHSFLGISVTRSAEGLFLNQHAYTKEIIMRAGLSNCNAATTPVDTCGKTSSKSGKSYSNPTKYRSLAGALQYLTFTRPDISYAVQQVCLHMHDPKDIHMLALNRIVRYLQGTPSLGLHIHRSRTPSLVAFTDADWGGSPDTRRSTSGYCVYYGDNLISWSSKRQPTLSRSSAEAEYRGVANVVAESCWLRNLLLELKCPIPKATLVFCDNISAIYLAGNPVQHQRTKHIELDIHFVREKVAKGQVRILHVPTRYQIADIFTKGLPRLLFEEFRSSLGIRSSPASTAGE, from the coding sequence ATGGTATCAAGGTTTGCCGATTTTGCTTCTACTATTGGTTTTACACATAGTCGGTGTGATCATTCTCTTTTCATTTTTCATCAAGGTCACGACATGGCTTACCTTTTACTCTACGTTGATGATATTGTTCTAGTTACTTCAAGTGAAAAGTTACGCCAACGAATCATGACTATGTTCTCACACGAGTTTGCTATGAAAGATTTGGGACCATTACACTCTTTTTTAGGCATCTCAGTTACACGCTCAGCCGAGGGTCTGTTTCTAAACCAACACGCTTATACAAAGGAGATTATCATGCGGGCTGGGCTATCTAACTGTAATGCCGCCACTACTCCAGTcgacacatgtggtaaaacaagttCCAAATCGGGCAAATCATATTCGAATCCAACGAAATATAGAAGTTTAGCAGGTGCCTTACAGTATTTAACATTCACCCGTCCGGATATCTCATATGCGGTCCAACAAGTCTGTTTGCATATGCATGACCCGAAAGACATTCACATGTTAGCACTCAACCGTATTGTGCGATATTTACAGGGTACGCCTTCTCTCGGTCTACATATTCATCGATCCCGgacgccttctcttgtggcgtttACCGACGCAGATTGGGGTGGGAGTCCCGATACTCGACGTTCCACCTCGGGATATTGTGTATATTATGGTGATAATCTTATTTCGTGGTCTTCTAAACGCCAACCTACTCTATCTCGTTCAAGTGCGGAAGCAGAATACCGGGGCGTCGCTAACGTAGTGGCTGAATCATGTTGGCTTCGTAATCTACTCCTtgaattgaaatgtcccattcctAAAGCTACATTAGTTTTTTGTGACAATATAAGTGCTATCTATCTTGCCGGGAATCCAGTCCAACATCAAAGGACGAAACATATCGAACTTGATATACATTTTGTTCGTGAGAAGGTTGCAAAAGGTCAAGTTCGTATTCTTCACGTTCCTACTCGCTATCAAATCGCAGATATTTTTACTAAGGGTTTACCACGGCTTTTGTTTGAAGAATTTCGCTCCAGTCTCGGCATTCGTTCTTCTCCGGCTTCGACTGCGGGGGAGTAA